In Microbacterium pumilum, the following proteins share a genomic window:
- a CDS encoding molybdopterin-binding protein, with protein MSVGSRPGADGLISIDDHLAAILDAVTLLEASTVPISAARGRTLREPVTARVDIPVFDNSAMDGFAVLFEDVEHASPDSPVSLTVVADLPAGTELDPPLAPGEAARIMTGSPAPTAATAVVPFEDTAGGLADSLGRISVVHAPNSLGAHIRRAGADAVVGDRLLDAGTVFGALQVAAAAAAGVAEVVVSRLPRVAVVSTGSELVPPGAPLRRGQIPESNSELLAGLAAESGAEVVFRATVPDDGDGPRIAIAEAEALGADVVVFSGGVSAGAYEVVKNTLADTMAFSKVRMQPGKPQGFGATEAGTLLFGLPGNPVSAAVSFEVFVRPALLRMQGRNDVGRPTIRIRAATGWRTPRGRAQYLPVAIDRTDPGDWRAIPVTAGGSHLAGGLGRAEAYAVVPAEIDTVGTGDEVDVMLIS; from the coding sequence CGATCCTCGACGCGGTCACCCTGCTCGAAGCGTCGACCGTTCCGATCTCGGCCGCACGTGGACGCACGCTCCGCGAGCCCGTGACAGCTCGAGTCGACATCCCGGTGTTCGACAACTCTGCGATGGACGGGTTCGCCGTGCTTTTCGAAGACGTCGAGCACGCGTCGCCCGATTCGCCCGTGAGCCTGACCGTCGTCGCAGACCTGCCTGCCGGCACGGAGCTGGATCCCCCACTGGCGCCGGGCGAAGCGGCTCGCATCATGACCGGCTCCCCCGCGCCGACCGCCGCGACCGCTGTCGTGCCGTTCGAGGACACCGCCGGCGGCCTCGCGGATTCGCTCGGACGGATCAGCGTCGTGCACGCGCCGAACTCCCTCGGCGCCCACATCCGCCGCGCCGGTGCCGACGCCGTCGTCGGCGACCGGCTGCTCGACGCCGGGACGGTCTTCGGAGCCCTGCAAGTCGCGGCCGCGGCCGCCGCCGGCGTCGCCGAGGTCGTCGTCTCACGCCTGCCGCGCGTTGCGGTGGTCTCGACCGGATCCGAACTCGTTCCGCCCGGCGCTCCCCTGCGCCGTGGGCAGATACCGGAGTCCAACAGCGAGCTGCTCGCCGGACTTGCCGCCGAGTCCGGCGCCGAAGTCGTGTTCCGTGCGACGGTGCCCGACGACGGTGACGGCCCGCGCATCGCGATCGCCGAGGCCGAAGCCCTCGGCGCCGACGTCGTGGTCTTCTCCGGAGGGGTGAGCGCGGGCGCGTACGAGGTCGTGAAGAACACGCTCGCAGACACCATGGCGTTCTCCAAGGTGCGGATGCAGCCGGGCAAGCCGCAGGGGTTCGGTGCCACGGAGGCTGGAACCCTGCTGTTCGGACTGCCCGGAAACCCGGTGAGCGCCGCCGTCTCGTTCGAGGTCTTCGTGCGCCCCGCGCTGCTTCGGATGCAGGGTCGCAACGACGTGGGCCGCCCGACGATCCGCATCCGCGCCGCGACGGGCTGGCGCACGCCGCGCGGACGCGCCCAGTACCTGCCTGTCGCGATCGACCGCACCGACCCCGGGGACTGGCGCGCCATCCCCGTCACCGCAGGCGGCTCGCACCTCGCGGGCGGTCTCGGCCGCGCCGAGGCATACGCCGTCGTTCCCGCCGAGATCGATACCGTCGGCACCGGCGACGAGGTCGATGTCATGCTGATCTCATGA
- the moaC gene encoding cyclic pyranopterin monophosphate synthase MoaC has translation MSFTHLDDAGHARMVDVTQKTPTVRAATSRGFVRCSTDVVAALRDGTVPKGDVLAVARIAGIQAAKRTPDLLPLAHVIGVHGAAIDLTIEDAGVVIEATVRTADRTGVEMEALTAVAVAALAIVDMVKALDKGTAIENVRLVAKTGGKSGDWVRPGEE, from the coding sequence ATGAGTTTCACGCACCTCGATGACGCCGGTCACGCTCGCATGGTGGATGTCACGCAGAAGACGCCGACCGTGCGCGCGGCCACCTCGCGTGGGTTCGTGCGGTGCAGCACCGACGTGGTCGCGGCGCTGCGCGACGGCACCGTGCCGAAGGGCGATGTGCTCGCCGTCGCACGGATCGCCGGCATACAGGCCGCCAAGCGCACGCCCGACCTGCTTCCGCTCGCCCACGTGATCGGGGTGCACGGCGCCGCCATCGACCTGACCATCGAAGATGCCGGCGTCGTCATCGAAGCGACCGTCCGGACCGCCGACCGCACAGGTGTCGAGATGGAAGCGCTGACCGCCGTCGCAGTGGCCGCCCTGGCAATCGTCGATATGGTCAAAGCGCTCGACAAGGGCACCGCGATCGAGAACGTACGCCTGGTGGCCAAGACGGGCGGAAAGAGCGGCGATTGGGTGCGGCCGGGCGAGGAGTGA
- the mobA gene encoding molybdenum cofactor guanylyltransferase — MALPDAASDLGAILLAGGRASRVGGASKPLFEVGGRTLLAATVTAVQDAGARPITIAAAVLDEDLDVEWVREDPPFGGPVAGAVAVLEAWDRAVRLPEWTFLLACDLARPTRAVARLTADLAFVPRDADGICLADASSRPQWLTGIYRTEALHRAGAALPDHGRNAAVRNLVEDLAITVVTVAGDLTDDIDTWQDLERARTRAANP; from the coding sequence GTGGCACTTCCTGACGCGGCATCCGACCTGGGTGCCATCCTGCTCGCCGGCGGCCGCGCTTCGCGCGTCGGCGGCGCGTCCAAGCCCCTCTTCGAGGTCGGGGGGCGAACTCTTCTCGCCGCGACGGTGACTGCGGTTCAGGATGCCGGTGCCCGCCCGATCACCATCGCCGCGGCGGTGCTCGACGAGGACCTGGACGTCGAGTGGGTTCGTGAGGATCCGCCCTTCGGAGGGCCGGTCGCCGGTGCGGTCGCGGTGCTCGAAGCATGGGATCGGGCCGTCAGGTTGCCCGAATGGACGTTCCTGCTCGCGTGCGACCTCGCCCGCCCCACCCGCGCCGTCGCACGACTGACCGCCGACCTCGCGTTTGTGCCGCGTGACGCGGACGGCATCTGTCTGGCCGACGCGTCGAGCCGTCCGCAATGGCTGACGGGCATCTACCGCACCGAGGCGCTGCACCGAGCAGGGGCTGCCCTGCCCGACCACGGTCGCAACGCAGCGGTGCGGAATCTGGTCGAAGACCTCGCCATCACCGTCGTGACGGTTGCCGGCGATCTGACCGACGACATCGACACGTGGCAGGATCTGGAGAGGGCGCGCACGCGCGCCGCGAACCCATGA
- a CDS encoding DUF6457 domain-containing protein: MSDESRTLPPEALDDWAAALRERFDLGPDDVPVAAVLDLTRVVANGVARPAAPLGAFVAGLVAGRKGADADAVREALAAVGALAEMWEA; the protein is encoded by the coding sequence ATGAGCGACGAGTCCCGCACCTTGCCTCCGGAAGCGCTCGACGACTGGGCAGCGGCGCTGCGCGAGCGCTTCGATCTGGGCCCCGATGACGTGCCCGTCGCCGCGGTCCTCGACCTCACGCGCGTGGTCGCGAACGGCGTCGCACGCCCTGCCGCACCGCTCGGCGCGTTCGTGGCCGGCCTCGTCGCGGGCCGGAAAGGGGCCGATGCCGATGCCGTGCGTGAAGCCCTCGCCGCCGTCGGCGCTCTCGCCGAGATGTGGGAGGCGTAG
- a CDS encoding MoaD/ThiS family protein: MALVRYFAAAQEATGVDQERRGEPTLGALRRAVAVEHPAIGGILPRCAVLVGGARVDDDAPLGSDDLVDVLPPFAGG, encoded by the coding sequence GTGGCGCTCGTCAGATACTTCGCGGCCGCGCAGGAGGCGACCGGCGTCGACCAGGAGCGGCGGGGCGAGCCCACACTCGGTGCGCTGCGACGCGCCGTCGCCGTGGAGCATCCCGCGATCGGCGGCATCCTGCCCCGTTGCGCAGTCTTGGTCGGCGGCGCACGGGTGGACGACGACGCTCCGCTCGGGTCTGATGACCTCGTCGACGTGTTGCCGCCCTTCGCCGGCGGCTGA
- a CDS encoding GIY-YIG nuclease family protein, with amino-acid sequence MYILRCRDGHYYTGSTEKDVDARVWEHNNDDELSANYTRKRRPVLIVYAEFHDRIDTAFDREKQVQGWSRAKKEALIDGRWDDLPPLAAGTRIDTKMVREPVDGPPDASTSSATGSGSDGDAHRQEPHASDL; translated from the coding sequence ATGTACATACTGCGGTGCCGAGATGGGCACTATTACACGGGAAGCACCGAGAAGGATGTCGATGCGCGCGTCTGGGAGCACAACAACGATGATGAACTCAGCGCGAATTACACCCGGAAGCGGCGTCCGGTCCTCATCGTGTATGCAGAATTCCACGACCGCATCGACACCGCATTCGATCGCGAGAAGCAGGTACAGGGGTGGTCTCGAGCCAAGAAGGAGGCGCTCATCGATGGCCGGTGGGACGATCTTCCCCCTTTAGCGGCGGGCACCCGGATCGATACAAAGATGGTCCGTGAGCCTGTCGACGGGCCGCCGGACGCTTCGACAAGCTCAGCGACCGGCTCGGGGTCAGACGGAGACGCCCACCGACAGGAACCACACGCAAGCGATCTCTAG